Proteins encoded in a region of the Triplophysa dalaica isolate WHDGS20190420 chromosome 10, ASM1584641v1, whole genome shotgun sequence genome:
- the zfr2 gene encoding zinc finger RNA-binding protein: protein MMAASNYYGFTHAAAAAAGPQYSTQPPPAYSHPTTGSYSVQPAPGVVHAVTASYPAATAQPIRPPSTAPYPTYQPHPPPNYGYRQPEPSPQPTTAPQTYQVITEPENYTYGRPPPVSTYENKQYFQTSVAPVQRTATEAYFQTGLKSVYSPASTAYSQPTVQRQVATLKPPPAPSSVSSSYTIYPTSTSVQQTPTPISTYTPSSSFNSTVATSYSGLSYTSYESTGYTSTPSYFQPAQLAPPQPQPPPPLQQPQQPPQQLVQPQSKQLTNSSWSHTGGSVASVNSYKKPAFHQSKIQKPKGPPKQPQLHYCDICKISCAGPQTYREHLEGQKHKKKETAQKSGSQVTNGPRGVQTQLRCELCDVSCTGADAYAAHIRGSKHQKVVKLHTKLGKPIPSTEPVLVSSAPVAVTMTTGKMSSALAMTSTSSAVTQKRPATPLSKHPATPAKKPTAARATFSGSKISAPVPVKTELKPPAVKTDPLSDDDDDDGPGAQGDIQPVGHDYIEEVRNDDGKVIRFHCKLCECSFNDPNAKDMHLKGRRHRLQYKKKVNPDLPVEIKPSNRARKLLEGKLRKQKQKSVLRRQQEDEQRWHMEMRRYEEDLYWRRFEEEQNYWVEQRHRMAPPPLMGRPSMPVPPLLSVRRPDSPDDRHIMAKHSAIYPVEEELQAVQRIVSHSERALKLVSDSLLETEGSAADDKDATDKQSESQARVLKGVMRVGILAKGLLLRGDRNVQLILLADKKPAVSLLKTVAEQLPKQLASFSEDQYEVQVQPEEANILIFSSKEPKMQVTVSLTSAVMREDPDPDMEKVQQKNPPGVLNRMKCLEYLASLRHAKWFQARANGLQSCVIVIRVLRDLCQRVPTWSKMPDWALELLVEKAISSASGPLSPGEALRRVLECISSGILLSDGPGLLDPCEKGQTDALGSMSRQTREDVTASAQQALRLLAFRQIHKVLGMSSLPALKPGSRNRKRRRDGSDEGEGDEKKDKRDDSHDL from the exons ATGATGGCGGCCAGTAATTATTATGGATTCACACATGCAGCCGCAGCAGCCGCCGGCCCGCAATACAg CACACAGCCGCCTCCTGCATATTCCCACCCAACCACAGGCAGCTACAGCGTTCAGCCCGCCCCCGGAGTGGTGCACGCCGTCACCGCCTCGTACCCTGCAGCCACCGCCCAACCCATTCGGCCGCCATCAACTGCCCCCTATCCCACTTACCAGCCCCATCCTCCCCCGAACTACGGCTACCGGCAACCCGAGCCGTCCCCACAGCCGACCACCGCCCCACAAACCTACCAGGTTATAACAGAACCG GAGAATTATACTTATGGGCGACCTCCGCCAGTCAGCACTTACGAGAACAAGCAGTATTTTCAAACAAGCGTCGCACCCGTGCAGCGAACTGCAACAGAGGCCTACTTCCAGACGG GGCTGAAAAGTGTCTACAGCCCCGCCAGCACGGCATACAGCCAACCCACCGTTCAGAGACAGGTCGCCACTTTAAAACCCCCACCTGCTCCCAGCTCGGTGTCTTCAAGCTACACGATCTACCCGACGTCAACCAGCGTGCAACAAACTCCGACCCCCATATCCACTTACACCCCCAGTTCTTCCTTCAACTCCACAGTTGCTACATCTTACTCCG GTCTAAGCTATACCAGCTATGAGTCTACCGGTTACACGTCCACTCCATCATACTTCCAGCCGGCGCAGCTGGCACCCCCGCAACCCCAGCCGCCACCCCCGCTGCAACAACCCCAACAGCCTCCGCAGCAGCTGGTGCAACCGCAATCCAAACAGCTCACCAACTCCTCCTGGAGCCACACCGGGGGCTCTGTCGCCTCTGTTAACTCTTACAAGAAGCCGGCGTTCCACCAAAGCAAGATCCAGAAACCCAAAGGTCCACCCAAGCAACCGCAGCTGCACTACTGCGACATCTGCAAGATAAGCTGCGCTGGTCCACAG ACGTATCGAGAACATCTGGAAGGACAGAAGCACAAGAAGAAGGAGACGGCTCAGAAGAGCGGCAGCCAGGTGACTAACGGACCTCGTGGAGTCCAGACGCAACTGCGCTGTGAACTGTGCGACGTCTCGTGCACCGGTGCCGATGCCTACGCCGCACACATAAGAGGATCCAAACACCAGAAG GTGGTGAAGTTGCACACCAAGCTTGGCAAACCAATTCCATCAACTGAGCCTGTTCTCGTGAGCTCTGCCCCTGTTGCCGTGACAATGACTACTGGGAAAATGTCATCAGCCCTGGCGATGACTTCCACCTCTAGTGCTGTGACGCAGAAGAGGCCAGCGACACCGCTTTCCAAACATCCGGCCACTCCTGCGAAAAAACCCACGGCTGCTAGAGCCACCTTCAGCG GCAGTAAAATATCCGCACCAGTCCCGGTAAAGACAGAGTTGAAGCCCCCGGCGGTCAAGACGGACCCTCTGAgtgatgatgacgatgatgatggACCAGGAGCACAAGGAGACATTCAGCCTGTGGGACACGACTACATAGAAGAG GTTCGAAATGACGACGGGAAAGTGATTCGCTTCCACTGTAAACTGTGTGAATGTAGTTTTAACGATCCGAACGCTAAAGACATGCACCTGAAGGGCCGAAGACATCGCCTACAGTATAag aaaaaaGTGAACCCGGACCTCCCGGTCGAGATCAAACCCAGTAACCGGGCGAGGAAACTTCTGGAAGGAAAACTGAGGAAACAGAAGCAGAAGTCTGTGCTCAGGAGACAACAGGAGGACGAGCAGCGCTGGCACATGGAGATGAG GAGATACGAGGAGGACCTGTACTGGAGAAGATTTGAGGAGGAACAAAACTACTGGGTGGAGCAGAGACACAGGATGGCCCCGCCTCCTCTCATGGGCCGGCCCAGCATGCCCGTGCCTCCCCTGCTG TCTGTACGGCGACCCGACTCTCCCGATGACCGTCACATCATGGCCAAACACTCGGCTATCTACCCTGTGGAGGAGGAGCTTCAGGCCGTTCAGCGAATCGTCTCGCATTCTGAGCGCGCTCTCAAACTGGTCTCCGATTCGCTGCTGGAGACGGAGGGGTCTGCGGCAGACGACAAAGACGCGACAGACAAGCA GTCTGAATCTCAGGCTCGTGTTTTGAAAGGAGTGATGCGCGTGGGAATCCTGGCCAAAGGTCTCCTGCTGCGTGGCGATCGCAACGTCCAGCTCATCTTGCTGGCGGATAAGAAACCCGCCGTCTCTCTGTTGAAAACCGTCGCCGAACAGCTGCCCAAACAGCTAGCG AGCTTTTCTGAAGATCAGTATGAGGTGCAGGTTCAGCCCGAGGAGGCCAACATCCTGATATTTTCAAGCAAGGAACCAAAAATGCAGGTGACCGTGTCGCTAACGTCGGCGGTGATGCGAGAAGACCCCGACCCCGACATGGAGAAAG TTCAACAGAAAAATCCTCCTGGTGTTCTCAACAGGATGAAGTGCCTTGAGTATTTGGCATCTTTGCGTCATGCTAAATGGTTTCAG GCTCGTGCAAATGGTCTACAGTCCTGCGTGATTGTCATCCGGGTTCTGCGAGACCTGTGCCAGCGTGTACCTACCTGGAGCAAGATGCCAGACTGG GCCTTGGAGCTGTTGGTGGAGAAAGCCATCAGCAGCGCATCTGGCCCCCTCAGTCCAGGAGAAGCTCTACGGAGAGTTCTCGAATGCATCTCTAGTGGGATTCTTCTGTCAG ATGGTCCAGGTCTTCTTGACCCGTGTGAGAAAGGTCAAACAGATGCTTTGGGGAGCATGTCAAGACAAACCAGAGAAGATGTGACCGCTAGTGCACAG CAAGCGCTGCGACTGCTGGCTTTCCGTCAGATCCACAAGGTTCTGGGCATGAGCTCTTTACCGGCCCTCAAACCCGGATCACGAAACCGCAAGAGGCGGCGAGACGGCAGCGATGAGGGCGAAGGCGACGAGAAGAAAGATAAACGAGACGATTCTCACGACCTGTGA